The nucleotide window cataaaattcttcagaaactagacatatgaggctttccgtgcatatagggtacataTCCTAATTCCATCCGAACAGTTCTTAGTAATTCAGCGAAattaggtgttctgcacaataatttctgtgttatttatataatattttttgtttgcgggcttttacAAGCCGAGCCTAATGGGCTTTTGGCAGGCCGGGCCTATGGGTTGGGCAGGGTTTCAGACCCCTAAACCAAGCCAGGGCCTCTACCCACCAGGTCGGGGCCTATGGCGGGCTAGGCCGGGCTTGGCTTTTGGTCCTCCGGGTCgacgggcctccatcggcccacttgatcagCAGGtattttgatgaggcctacttcTTAGTTAATTTTGTGGTCCCTATGTTGACGTTGCGCGTGGCGATAATCATGTTTTAGGTTTATAGGTTCTTTTAGGATATTTGTTAGTTCGGGTTGTGTGGGATCTCTAGGTTTAAGCttaattttggtaatttggGATTGATGGTGTTAGTGTGGCTTTCAGTCTGCTGTAGTTTGCCATGTTAGCTTCGTTATTGTTGTTGTCGTGTTAAATATAGCATTTATCCTAGTGGTcaacaatgttttttttttttttagaatatagTATTCAACAGTGTAATATTGAAGTTATCTAATGAAATTTGTTATTGATtataaaatttataaaaaaaaattgacgtAGATACAAACAATGAGAAGAACAAACTTACTCTTTCAGATCTTGATTGAGGATCGATAATTCTGAGGATCATATCCATCAACCGACTTTGCTGAGCTTGCTGACGTTAGTATTAAACTTGTagacaattttcttttttactttgaaGTTTTGAACTAATAAGCGCAATAACTTAATGTTGTTTGataattattcttttatttttaagaaGTTAAATGACGGATGAGACGCCATAAGTTCATCGAAGGCATACAATTTAGGGAGCAAGTCCCGTTTGATAAGAATTCTAACTTGATTAAAGAGAGTAAATCATTTATATGTATTTTGCTAATATAAAATCATGAAACGAATCTAAATATGACAGTAGGCTTCTAATCTGTAAGAGTTCAATTGATAAATCACCTGGTTTGTCGACCCAGATTTGGTATAAGCAGCCTTAGTACGTAGTAAGGCATAGTTGTCCAAAAAGTTGCAGTGTTCGTGAACGTAGTTGCGGCTGCGGTAGCAGGAGGTGCAAAGATCAAAAGTTGTAGTTCGGTTATGCTCGAAGCAGTCCACGCAAGTGAAATACAGTCCCTTTAGAAAAAAGGCTTTGCATCCATCGCAACTAATAGTCCTCCGGGTCTTAAAAGAGTAGTAAAGAGTGATAGATTCCTCAAAATCCAAACTGCCATCTCCATTTTTGTCTAGGTCCTCGAAGGTACGGTTGACATTGTCGCCGAAACTACCTTCAAACCTCTGCTTGAACTCCTCCATCGTTATTGTTCCATCACCATCTATGTCAATTTCTTGAAAAAAGGTATACACCTTCTGCTTTTGCTCTTCAGACAAATTATGGTAATAAGCTAAAGCAGCATCACGAATTTCTTTGATGTCTCCCATTCTCTCAAACTTAATCTGATTCGGTTCGCAGATGTATGGAAGATCTCTCAGTGTTTCGTCTATCTATAATAGCTGTAGAAGTGTACAACcaaaagaaaacatatatattgTATGTTTCTTGCAAGTTGCAACAAATCATTGATTAATAAGTTACGACTTATGACTTTTGAGTTATGACTAACTAACGCGTAAATTAGTCTCGCAATACATATTCACGCATGTGTCAATTGACTctctattttatttatcttttttgtattttattttacatGTAGTGTAAGTTTTGTTGAGATTTTTTCATacaaactcttttttttcttagttTAGATAAGATAACTGCtttcgtttcaaaaaaaaaaaaaaaaaaaagataagatAACTGCTTCTCAATTTGAAACTTGAAATAAGAACTTGCAATTGcaataataaatttataatccaacggttcatattttaaattagtctttaaagatcatctcagtaaaaaaatcaattgaatcggaaatcgtttaaatatataattaaatcaaacaaatagatggttctaacaatacttgctactattatgatgaaccgtcaatgtatttcatagaaataaataactaaaaggtcttcaatttgattgattttttacagagttaatctttgtattacgttatacaacatgaatggttggattggaaaattataaagttattatgcgttaatcgcaAGAGATGGTGAATATGTTCATTCACTCAAGGGGTGAACTTAAGAATTGTCCGGAAGTGAAGCACCTACGTACCgacctttttttattattttttatttcaaagtATCTTATTTTAATTActattttaatttcaaatattttgaaaatataacctttactattttttttttttttttgtgaatatTCTATCATAACCTTAAGAATTATTTACTTAGTTAATACTGATAAATTAATTAATGAGACTACGTTCCCAGATTGACCTATCCCTATCTGGAATCCATGGTTAATATATTACACTGACCTTCGTAATCTGGTGATCGATCAACTCATATATACAAACAAAGCTCGTCTTCGTCTTCCTCAAGTGGCTCTAGTACGTCGTCTTCGTGTTCTAAATTAAGGAATTGGTCGTCTCTATTTTGCCGATGAAAGCCGGCCTGTAATAAATTGGCTTAGTGGAGTTTATTAAGGTGTCGGAAAAGAAAGAGCACAAAAGTAGAGGACTACACCTGATGGGGAGTACGGCAACCTCCACCAGTGCATTGAGTAGGGTCGAACTATAATGGAGCTTGTGATATCGATCTCTACTGGAAATGCACGTGGGTAAAAGGTTGAACGTACTTCCTGTgtgtacatacatatatagttatatacttgGTCACTACAGGTAAACACCGTAAACTGAATCCTTTTAGGATATATGGCTAGCTTTTCCTTTGTAAAAGATATCCATCACTATTCTCAACTAATTTGGGTAGTATATGGACATATCTCTATCGATACCAGCTTTTCCCTactataaattatatatatatatatgtatattgatCGATTGACAAAGTCACCATTAAGACGTTCAagatgaacatatatatatatatatatatatatatatatatataattgattgATTGACAAAGTCACCATTAAGAGGTCCAAGATGAATGCTAATGAATGTTTAGCATAATACGTACATTAAACGATGAAGTTCGTAATAGGGAAAGACCGGGATCGATAGAGACTTCATCGTTAATGTATTATGCTAAACATTCATTAGCATTCATCTTGGACCTCTTAATGGTGACTTTGTCAATCGATCaactatatacacacacacacatccacGATCACCTTGAAAAGTTGCTTCTTGTAGTAGCCAAGAAAATTGGCCTTACCACTATACCAGTTGCGGAAGCCACCTTCGTAACAGTCTAATTTTTGCCTGTGAAAGAGGCTTCGATAGAGTTGAAGTTGAAGGTGACTCTAAGTTAGTTATTGATGTTTTTAAAGGAATTCAAAAACCACCTTAGAGACTTATCAAAGATTCAAAATCATTCAAGATATCAAGTTCATTGCGTCGACTTTCTCTTATAATACTTTTTTGTAGCCGATATCTTTGCAAATTTAGTGCAtgattgcaaaaacaaaaagaaaaaagaaaacaaagccagTCTTCGTCTTCCTTAAGT belongs to Rosa chinensis cultivar Old Blush chromosome 4, RchiOBHm-V2, whole genome shotgun sequence and includes:
- the LOC112198094 gene encoding uncharacterized protein LOC112198094, which gives rise to MGDIKEIRDAALAYYHNLSEEQKQKVYTFFQEIDIDGDGTITMEEFKQRFEGSFGDNVNRTFEDLDKNGDGSLDFEESITLYYSFKTRRTISCDGCKAFFLKGLYFTCVDCFEHNRTTTFDLCTSCYRSRNYVHEHCNFLDNYALLRTKAAYTKSGSTNQLRSLKAFKTGIEIADAVGNISAAAASCIIM